One part of the Suncus etruscus isolate mSunEtr1 chromosome 2, mSunEtr1.pri.cur, whole genome shotgun sequence genome encodes these proteins:
- the LOC126001874 gene encoding HIV Tat-specific factor 1 homolog has translation MSGGNDEFEEQLQMQELYGDSKNEPTGDYEAFRQVPADTPYEWDLAQKAWFPKITDDFLATYQANYGFSKDGTPSSIADMQDVNATTAEEALQRKIPEPSDPRKKGLEKRKGESGWFHIEEDRNTNVYVSGLPPDMTVDEFVQLMSKFGIIMRDPQTEEFKVKLYKDEQGNLKGDGLCCYLKRESVELALKLLDDDEIRGYQLHVEVAKFQLKGEYDALKKKKKCKDYKKKLSLQQKQLDWRPERRTGPSRMRHERVVIIKNMFHPKDFEDDPLILNEIREDLRAECSKFGQIRKLLLFDRHPDGVASVSFRDPEEADSCIQTLHERWFGGRQITAETWDGTTDYQVEETSREREERLKGWEAFLDSSDSSEDHRDLHCVNPVNILEKTGPARVRHLLEHTSTSKVNIPEAVMEMAFEEPINEKKFEKIENEGKLEEDASGKDAEEGGLQNEAGDGCLKRKQDPYPDGESGEDSTKNLIRD, from the coding sequence ATGAGTGGCGGAAACGACGAGTTTGAGGAGCAGTTGCAGATGCAGGAATTGTACGGAGACTCCAAGAACGAACCCACCGGGGACTATGAGGCTTTCAGGCAAGTACCCGCTGACACCCCTTACGAATGGGACCTGGCCCAGAAAGCATGGTTCCCAAAGATTACTGATGATTTCCTTGCTACGTATCAGGCCAATTATGGCTTTTCTAAAGACGGTACGCCTAGTTCCATTGCAGACATGCAAGACGTAAATGCTACAACTGCAGAGGAAGCTCTGCAAAGAAAAATTCCCGAACCCAGTGACCCCAGAAAGAAGGGTTTGGAAAAGAGAAAGGGTGAATCCGGATGGTTTCATATTGAAGAAGACAGAAATACAAATGTCTATGTGTCCGGTTTGCCTCCAGACATGACAGTAGATGAATTTGTACAGCTCATGTCCAAGTTTGGCATTATCATGCGAGACCCTCAAACGGAAGAATTTAAGGTCAAGCTTTACAAAGATGAGCAAGGCAATCTAAAAGGAGATGGGCTCTGTTGTTACCTGAAGAGGGAGTCTGTAGAGCTCGCATTGAAGTTGTTGGATGATGATGAAATCAGGGGCTACCAATTACACGTGGAAGTGGCCAAGTTTCAACTGAAGGGGGAATATGATGccttgaagaagaaaaagaaatgcaaagactATAAGAAGAAACTGTCTCTGCAACAAAAGCAGTTAGATTGGAGACCTGAAAGAAGAACTGGGCCCTCCCGAATGCGCCATGAGCGAGTTGTCATCATCAAAAACATGTTTCATCCTAAGGACTTTGAGGACGACCCATTGATACTGAATGAAATCAGAGAAGACCTTCGAGCAGAGTGTTCCAAGTTTGGACAAATCCGGAAGCTCCTGCTCTTCGATAGACACCCAGATGGTGTGGCCTCTGTCTCTTTCCGAGACCCAGAGGAAGCTGATTCCTGCATTCAGACCCTCCATGAAAGGTGGTTTGGTGGCCGTCAGATCACCGCTGAAACGTGGGATGGAACTACAGATTATCAAGTGGAAGAGACttcaagagaaagggaagaaaggctGAAAGGATGGGAGGCTTTCCTCGATTCCTCTGATTCTTCTGAGGACCACAGAGATCTTCACTGCGTAAATCCCGTCAATATTTTAGAGAAGACTGGCCCTGCCAGAGTAAGGCACCTTTTGGAGCACACATCTACGTCAAAAGTGAATATCCCAGAAGCTGTCATGGAAATGGCATTTGAAGAACCTATCAATGAAAAGaagtttgaaaaaatagaaaatgagggCAAGTTGGAAGAAGATGCTTCTGGGAAAGATGCTGAGGAAGGAGGCCTTCAAAATGAGGCTGGTGACGGTTGTCTCAAAAGAAAGCAAGATCCCTACCCTGATGGAGAATCTGGAGAAGACAGTACTAAAAACTTGATTAGAGATTAG